The Arachis hypogaea cultivar Tifrunner chromosome 16, arahy.Tifrunner.gnm2.J5K5, whole genome shotgun sequence genome contains a region encoding:
- the LOC112754409 gene encoding transmembrane emp24 domain-containing protein p24beta3 has protein sequence MGWFSSSKMCTINIVMAFLVSMISKGLALSISLSDMECVSEHVFHDGDIVSGSFVVMDHDIFWNSDHPGIDFTVTGPGGSVVHSLKGTSGDKFEFKAVQNGIYKFCFINPVSTPETVSFYIHIGHIPNENDLAKDEHLDPINVKIAELREALESIVSEQKYLRARDARHRYTNESTRRRVVFYTVLEYVLFAATSILQVVYIRRLFSKSFAYNRV, from the exons ATGGGTTGGTTCTCATCATCAAAGATGTGCACCATTAATATTGTGATGGCTTTCCTGGTGTCCATGATCTCAAAGGGATTGGCTCTGTCCATCAGTTTAAGCGATATGGAATGCGTATCAGAGCATGTTTTTCATGATGGTGACATCGTTTCTGGCAGTTTTGTTGTCATGGACCATGATATTTTCTGGAATTCTGATCATCCTGGCATTGATTTCACT GTGACAGGTCCAGGTGGAAGCGTGGTGCACTCTTTGAAGGGAACGTCCGGGGACAAGTTTGAGTTCAAAGCGGTGCAAAATGGGATCTACAAATTCTGCTTTATTAACCCTGTTTCAACTCCTGAGACTGTTTCTTTCTACATTCACATTGGCCACATTCCTAACGAAAATGATTTAGCCAAAGATG AGCATTTGGACCCTATCAATGTGAAGATTGCAGAGTTAAGAGAGGCATTGGAATCTATTGTATCAGAGCAGAAGTATTTGAGAGCGCGGGATGCCAGACATAGATACA CAAATGAGAGCACTCGAAGAAGGGTAGTGTTCTACACAGTGTTGGAATATGTGTTGTTCGCTGCAACGAGTATATTGCAAGTCGTATACATTCGTCGCCTCTTCAGCAAATCTTTTGCTTACAACCGAGTCTAG